GGGGTTTCACTGGAGGTCCCcttatgccctccaaaccacatgttcccaatttttcccctttaggactcatgggcttggcacatgaatcacGTCTTGAAcgttttttaacatttatagcattAATTTGATGGAGTTTGAATAATTTGGTTTCAGCTCCCCTTCCGTTGGAGGTGCAGTCTTGAAAGAGACGATGGAGTTCCATCACCCTTTAGACTTCAGCTGATGCTACAAGCCTCGGGTACTGTTCACGTCAGGTAGAGAGTGACCAAAAGCCGATGGGACAGCCTCTAATTCATCCTTAAGGACTTGGTTCTCTTGTTGTACATTGGTCAGGGATGAACAAGGGCTGTTTTGCCTACTTTCAATCCTCTGCCTCTTGCTAGGATCTCTTAGATTGGGCTTGTTCACTTGGCCTGGTTCCTTTGGGTCGAGTTGTGTGCATCTTACAAAATCAACAACACATGTTGCCATGGGCATTCCTTCCTCATGgacttttattagtaaatattctttgggtttttatagatACTTGCAATGGTTCTTTTGGGCTATTAATTGTAATGTTTGAAACAAGATGACAAGTTTTCAAAGTACCTTTACTATGATGGATTCCATAACGTTCATGGCTTCTAATAGTCGCAtcataatttaaatgataaGCTTGTGGGATCGAGTATTTTCCATGAGCGTTGAAGATATATTTTATGGATGTTGTGATGCAAGTGATGACCATGTGTTTCATGGGTTATAATGTGAGAACATATTCTTCAAAATAACTCCCTATGAGCTTTTATAAAACAATTGCCATGGTTTTTTGCCATAGTAATAATTAAGCAATAATTATGCCACGATACTTTTCTCTTTGCCAAGCATTAATAATCTCgggtttttttataaaatagtgcCAATGAAAAAATGGGCTTTGGATATTGCCAATGAAGATTAAgattgggtttttgatattgtCAACGGGAACtaggcttttgatattgccaatgagaattgggctttgatgttgccaatgaaaattgggtttcAAATATTGCCAATGAGGATTGGgcttttggataaataaattacCATGGGTTTaaaccatgggctttgattatggacttgaattccattgataaagttgttttgccatggatttgAATCGTGGGCTTTTCAAACCTTgccaagcataagtattcttggTCTTTTAGAAAAGATTAGATTTTATCTTCAATAATTCGGGTTTTTATGAGAAAGTATTGGGTCCTATAGTATAGCCCAATTTTGTGGTAGAAAGGAGAAAGCTTGTGGGCTAGCATAGTGATAGTTGGAAAAGATATTTAAGCATGTCCAATAATACATTTGAAAGGAAAATAGATAAgtgttatttaaataacattagGTGTAAAGAAAAGTACCCTAACAATATGTTTGCCCTTAAATTTCTTAATCTTGGCCAAAAATGTTTTAGAAGTAGAATGTTTTCAACgcataaataactaaaaaaaggGACAAAAAAAAGTTCACCAACTGATTTATTccaatcaaattaatttttttttttagaaacaaacacacacacagagggGAGAGGAAAAGgggttttaacacaaaaacacatcacaactccactcaaGAGCCATAGTTCCAATCAAATTAATGGTTATATGTTTACCCTTAAATTTCTTAATCTCGGCCAAAAATGTTTTAGAAGTAGAATCTTTTCAACacataaataactaaaaaaaagggacaaaaaTAGTTCACCAACTGATTTATTCCAAATGAAAGGACTAAGAAACTCATTTTAGGGCTATAAATTACGAAAATTATTCAAGTCTATAACCAACAAAACTAATATTGCTTTCAGTATTTTTGACACGaacttttcttgtattttctttatgaGTGTGCTTTCGATAATAGTTATAATAGCAATTATTATGATTAAGAAGTTACAATCTGGTTAGAAAATGTGAAAAGTGATGGTGTTATTATGATTGATAAGTTACAATCAAGCTATAGAGAATGTGTAAAGTCATGGTgcaatattgaatatattaatattgtaAAAACATATATGAAAATCTCAAAAACATTTGTGATATGGTTGATGATGTTACTCAACACGAGCGTAACAACATTAAATgttatatttggtttttatatattaaatagatATAGAATGGGGATCCTgtgcatgtttttatttggatATCAAACTTTGTGCTCATATATATTTGGTATCTAAGggtttttttcccccacaatgTTGTGCTTATTGAATATTTGTAGTATTTCATATGTGCTTAGTGTAAGAAAAATCTTGATctaaattgattattatttgttattttttttccacgTGACATCTATTGAGTGTTTTAGGAAAGACGTGTAAAACTTATTAAGTCTCATTGTCTTTGTGGGGGGTCTGTGAGTGGTACTCTTGTCAAAATAAGCCCGAAGAGCGAACGGGTCTAACCTGCCTTCAAATTAGGCCCGATCCAGCTAAGATGCTCGATGTCTCTAACGAACAAGTATACCCGAGGGGTGCCCCACACTTGAGGAGGTACCGTAAAGGGTGTCCCGCGGGAGACGAGGGGGATACTACCCAAACTGAGAACTAGATAACTAAAGAGAGCCGTAGTGACAGATGTAGGTGAGAGGAGAAGGAAGCTTCCCTATAAAGCAACtatcacctccgcattaaatgcactgtaaCTATCTAGCTTGCCGCATTAATGGCAGAATAACATCTGAACAGTGCTCATACAGCCTGTATCTCAGTCAGCCACCACCTTGAATGCAAGGATGGAACAAGTATCCAAGGGAAGATCAGCGACCGTACAAGTGGAAGGCCAAGATTGAAGCAAAGTGACTATAAAAGGGGGAAGATCCCAAATGAACAGGGATCGGGAGGTGAAAACACAAATCTATAATTACTAAAATTGTAAAAGTCTGTGTAAAAGTGGCCCTCAGTTTGCCCGAGGAGATTTAAATAAGAGTTCTTGTATTCTACAATTGATCATCCTTACTATTGGATTCTACAATTGATTTGActtttcttatattctccaaACTGTCCAGCTTTGAAGCCCAAGTATTGGCCTGCAAACTCATctctataaataaattgtattgGGCCTAAATTCTAGCCTTTAAAGAATTTTAGCTCATACAGTCCTCATTCGTTGTGTAGCTTCTCAAGTCAATAGGTCATTGTTAGGTTTTGTAATTCCATTCTATGTATTCTTgggttgttttggtttttatatttattgggtTTTCTCATGGATTACTAAAGGAGATTATAATTCATTTGCATATTAACAAAAGGGTCTAAAAGAACTTTTTTAGTTGGTATAAGAGCTTATGTCCTCTGCTGTTATGGAAAGAGGACGGTCCTTAAGTGTGTCATCATTCTTTGATGGAAAACTATGCCTACTAGAAGGTTCACATGAGAGCATTCTATGAGTACCAATGCCTTTTTGACCCGACTAGCACGATGTTGGCCTCACGCAATCATGCGGCATGTATCACTCTAGTTTGGGAACTACCCTAAATATGGACTTGAGAATACGTAACTAACTCGAGGTTAGGGCAAAGAAAGAAGTCGTCATCTAATTGAAGGAAACCACTGTGAACCCTATAGGCGAAGGTTTACTTGTTCAAAGTTAGGGTACATTCTTGGGAAGTTATTAGCCACCCAAGACTATCTAATTGTAGTTGGCCTTCACTTGTATTACTAGATTATACCTAAATGGACGTTACTAAAAAGTAGACCCCTACAACATGCATTTGTGCCCTGACCCTAACATCTAAACTAAAACGCCAACCAAACAAGAAAGTGAAccaattatttttcaaatcttGAATTAAATAAGTATTTAAAAATGAAGGATCGAAAATGTAGATATATAttcttcaacaacaacaataatatttcatcaaaataaatatatatatatatatatatataacaataataaaaccTTAGTACTAAAACTTTGGAGTTTGTTATTTATCCTTAGCATACTGGTAAATTTTGACTATGGATTCTGAACATATATTAATTGAGGCCAGGCACTTGTAATTTGTGAAGTCCCACTGATCATGTTCCCTCATTTATTTTTTCGGAGTTTGGAACCAATATATAGATAGTATTAATCATTGAGAGATGGAATTAAGAAAACATTAATAAAAGCGATGAAAAGAGAACGTCTTTTCATAAAGCTGTTAGCTGTGATTCAATCTTTCTTCATTTGAACTTTATTGGGAGGGTGGGGCGTGACTTGTTCGCGATCCTCCTGGATTTGGTATCGAAGAAAACCGTTAGCTTCCCGCCCAAGGAAAGATATGCTTTGAAAAGCAATAGACTCTAGCCGTTAAAACCGCCCTCCCTGCCACAAATATCATATTAGGAAGCAATGAATATGTGCTTTGCTTACTATATGCTCACACCTAATGTTGTTTCTCTATTAAAATTCCTCTATTCACTCACCAACTTCCTACATCTCTTATTACTCATTCATCTGAAAATTATATGTCCtttattcaaaccaaaaaaaaaaaaaaagaaaaaagaaaaatcagctATGGAGATAGAATTGGGACTCAAAATCACCCAAACCAGGGGTGATCTCACCTCCACGGCTGATTTTCGGATTGCAAAAGACCGAGCAGGTCCTGTTTTCTTGTCTAGGGAAAATGACACCATGTTCATTCTCACTGCCCATCTCAAAggtcaatttctctctctctcaacttcactaatactttttttatttttttatatatgagtTTTAGATGTTACAGTAGAATGTTTGTATAAATGCAggttttaagagagaaaaaattgatataaagaTAAATGAAGACGGGACAAGGATTGCGGTGAGTGGGGAGAAACCGGTGCAGGAGATGGTGATGATAGGCTGGGTAGTATACAAGAAAAGGGTGGAAATCAGGGGGTTCAGAAAGGTTTTCAAAATTCCTGAACGGGTGGTTTTAGACCAGATCAAGGCAAAGTTTAATGAAGAAGAATCATCCTTGACAATTGTCATGCCTAAATTGGACAAAGGAACCCATGGGGTTGGAATTGAGGAAGTACAGGAAGAGGAGGTCGAGAGAGATGGTAAAGGAAAATTAGAAATGGAGCAAGTTGTAGCTAATGAGGCTTTTCAAAAAGACTCTGTTGGAGAAAAAATTCAGGAGGAACCCAAAGAGCCAAAAATTCAAAGTATCGAAGAAACTGGCGGGGTTGTGAAGAAGACCGATGGAGGGCTCTCAGAAGAGACTGAAATTGTAGAAGAGATTATCAAAAATGACACTACTGCGGAGAAATCTCTTGAGAAACCTAGAGATCCCAAGATGAAAAGTGAGGAAGAACCTCATCAAACTGCAGAAGAGGAGGCTGATAAAGGGGGACTTGAAGCAGCAAAACCTGTTCCCACCGAGTTGCCTAAAAGAGCTGATGGGGATTTGAACGCAAAGGTTGGGCAGGAGAAACCAGATACAGTGCAAACTATAGcttataaaagagagaaagaaactcAACAGGTAGCAGAGACAtcaaaagaagcaaaagagatTAAGCAGGTCACAGAGACATCAGAGAAAGTAAAAGAGATTACGCATCAAAGAGAATTGGAAGAAGCTGCTCCCGAAAAGGTAGAAAAATACACAGCGGGTGAATTTGGTCAGGCAGAACATAAAATACCTCAAGAAAAGCAAAAGCAGAAACCTGATCGAGAACCCCAACAAGCAGAAACTCCACAGCATGATAAAgatgaaatcaagaaaagagaagaaactcATGGCGTAGTAAATGAAATTCaagaagcaagaaacaaaagttGTCAAGAGAAAGAAGGTGAATCTTTCAACGAAGAGAAACCGAAAGAGCTTGGTGAGAAAGCAAGTCAGAAAAAGCAGCCCACTCCAGAAAGGTCTAAGCTCTGTACTCCTCTTGGTGCTGCAGGATCAGCTGTTCTTGTCGCTCTCATAGTTCTTGTTGTTCATAGGGTTAGAGCTAAGAAAACATAAGTAATGAGCTGTTATTATTCCTTTGTTATTAACgctataataaattattattgaagtTCATACGGCGGACAATTTCAAAGTGAACTCTAGAGGTAGTGGGTACAATTTCAAAGCTCAAACGACAAATCCAAtcttttgtgtattttttttttttttttttttttttgaggaaaaacgTAACTCATCTTATTTAAGAAAAACCGGCTATGTCAGCCAATACAATTGGAAATAAAAGTGATGAAACATCCTCTATCCACACTACAACATCCGAAACACAAATAGCATGACTGAGTTAACTTATGAGCAATAATATTACCCTCTCTCTTTACATGAGAGTAGtgtaattcattaaaaaaattaaacttatgTCTAATCTCATCCAACACTAAGCCCACAGCTGAATGGAACTCTGTACCTTCCTACAAAGCCTTCACCAACACAAGCGAGTCAATCTCAAGGATGGCACGTTGAAAACCCAGGTCAGAAGCGAACACTAGAGCAGTTGCGACAACCATCGCCTCGATTTCTAGAGGGCTGTAAGCCTGGGGAACCAGCTCTGACAGTGAGCCTAAAACCAAGCCTTCGCAATTCCGTATGACCACCCTAATCCCAGCTCTATTTTCCTCAGCGAACCTGGCCTCGTCACAGTTAACCTTCACCAAACCGTGCTCAAGTGGTTTCCATTTTTGCGCTATGGGAGTGGCAATCCGATTTGAAGGTGGGTGCGCATTAACTATTTGGAATTCCTACAGACGTTCCTTTGCCAGTTGGGTGATTAGATGCTGACTGCAGCTAGGTTTATTAAGTCTGACCTGGTTCCGTTTAGTCCAGATGGACCACGCCGTGACCAAAAAGAGCTCCACTTGGTACTGGTTTTTGATCAGCCATGACACTCTTTAAGGTGATGAAGGTGAGTGAATTACGGCAACTCCATAAGGTTAAGTCCTCTCAAACTACATCCAATTCCCCACACGACCACAAGGCATGGAGGGCAGATTCATTAGCACAAGAGCAATGATCACAGAGAGGATTCTCAATAAGGATTCGACGCACCAAATTTTCCTTGGTGGGCAGAGAGTTTTGGCAAGCCCTCCagataaaattttttactttgtaTGGTACCTGCAGTGACCAAATACCATGCCATAACTCCCTATCTTCCACAGACCAGTTTGCACTACGTGAATCTTCCTCTAACTTCAAGAACTGATAACTCGACTTGCTGGTATATGTCCCTCTTTGAGTGAAAGGCCAAAAGAGTCTGTCCTCCACCCCTTGTTGAGGCAACAGCAAGGACTTGATCAGTTCAACCTCTTTAGGAATGAATACACCCTCAATGACTGAATGGTTCCAGCGGTGTGTTGCTTCATCTATCAGCACCTCCACCCTTGCATCTGCCATGGTATCAATAATGGGAGAAATTACCTTGGTTGGGTGTTTCCGTGGCGGCCATGTACTCTGCCAAATGTGCACAAACCTCCCATTTCCCACCCTCCACCTACAACCTCTAAGTAGCACATCTCTCCCATGTAAAATACTCCTCCAAGCGTAGGACCCAGTGGATGACTCTTTAGCCTCCATTATAGAGCAATTTGGGAAGAACCGGGCTTTGAAAAATTTACAGAATAGCGAGTCTGAATTTTGCAAAAGCCTCCAAGCATGTTTTGCCAACAAGGAATCATTGAACATTGCTAGGTCTCTAAAACCCAtaccaacccccccccccccccccctccatcTTTGATTTAGTCAATTCCTCCCATTTCaaccaatgaatttttcttttatctcctctttgaccccaccaaaatttccttaCCATTGATTCAATCTCATGGCAAAGTCCCAACGGAATTTTAAAGCACCCCATAGCATATGTTGGAATTGCCTGAATGACTGCTTTTATCAAGATCTTCCGCCCCACTTGAGATAAAAGCTTTCCTTCCCAACCTTGTAATTTTCTCCAAACCTTTTCCTTGATGAAATTGAAGctctccttctttttccttcccACTAGAGATGGCAACCCAAGGTATTTGTCATAATGTACAATCTCTTGTAAACCCAAAGCCTCTTTGATCTCAACCTTCATGGCTTCCGAAGTGGATTGACTAAAGAAAATAgcagttttgtttttgttcaccTTTTGGCCTGACCCCTCCTCATAAGTCTCCAAAATCTCCAAAATTTTTCTGCACTCCTCAATAGTTGCCCTGCAAAAAAGAAGACTATTGTCTGCAAACAATAAGTGTGTTAGTTGAGGGCCATTCCGGCTATGGATAGCCCTTTTAACTCCCCCATTCTTACAGAATGTTGTATGAGTCCATGTAATCCTTCCGTGCACAACAAGAAGAGAAAGGGGGAAAGTGGATCCCCTTGTCTAATCTCTCTGGTAGGTTGAATGAGGCCTTGTGGTTCACCATTGACTAGGATAGAGTATGTCACTATTTTTATGCATACCATAATCAAACCAATCCACCTCTCACTGAAACCCATTTTCTCATGACATTCTCCAAGTACACCCACTCCACACGGTCATAGGCTTTGCTCATATCTAACTTTACTGCCATGCAGCCTGTTTTCCCTGCTCTCATATTATTCATATAGTGAAATGACTCATAAGCTACAAGGATACTATCCGATATCAACCTATTTTTTGTAAAGGATGATTGATGTTCAGATATAATACTtggtaaaattttctttaatctaTTGGCCAACactttagagaaaattttataca
This DNA window, taken from Quercus robur chromosome 2, dhQueRobu3.1, whole genome shotgun sequence, encodes the following:
- the LOC126713624 gene encoding inactive protein RESTRICTED TEV MOVEMENT 2-like produces the protein MEIELGLKITQTRGDLTSTADFRIAKDRAGPVFLSRENDTMFILTAHLKGFKREKIDIKINEDGTRIAVSGEKPVQEMVMIGWVVYKKRVEIRGFRKVFKIPERVVLDQIKAKFNEEESSLTIVMPKLDKGTHGVGIEEVQEEEVERDGKGKLEMEQVVANEAFQKDSVGEKIQEEPKEPKIQSIEETGGVVKKTDGGLSEETEIVEEIIKNDTTAEKSLEKPRDPKMKSEEEPHQTAEEEADKGGLEAAKPVPTELPKRADGDLNAKVGQEKPDTVQTIAYKREKETQQVAETSKEAKEIKQVTETSEKVKEITHQRELEEAAPEKVEKYTAGEFGQAEHKIPQEKQKQKPDREPQQAETPQHDKDEIKKREETHGVVNEIQEARNKSCQEKEGESFNEEKPKELGEKASQKKQPTPERSKLCTPLGAAGSAVLVALIVLVVHRVRAKKT